A single genomic interval of Pomacea canaliculata isolate SZHN2017 linkage group LG5, ASM307304v1, whole genome shotgun sequence harbors:
- the LOC112564425 gene encoding SWI/SNF chromatin-remodeling complex subunit SNF5-like has product MVLPTTVSLLIMLTLQGTCLTVAAPSSPSPTTYKPINPPPFDPFTNSDSGIIIVVMPNSETPVPGFYSELSTTTPGAPTDTSSAIVPTTAAPPATSTLQPPASETQPVPFLNESVLAPAPTRPPRPAAPVNQFQPLWQNPFLFTSFAGNDNFKERLPFLMTGFMQQQRQQQQQQQQQQQQQQQQQQQQQQQQQQQQQQPQQQQQPQQPQQPQQQQQLQPSQGVSPLDQLAPLLSMMSDSFRSLWGANVLSKSLGGGILGNTFAYSTFDLPDYYWLLRSRLMGLGPPSNQSVRTLRSRPVNPFLLGLVDI; this is encoded by the exons ATGGTGTTGCCGACGACTGTTTCGCTTCTCATCATGCTAACCCTTCAAG GTACCTGTCTCACAGTTGCCGCACCTTCAAGCCCCAGTCCAACAACCTACAAACCCATCAACCCACCGCCCTTTGACCCTTTCACCAACAGCGACTCGGGTATCATTATTGTAGTCATGCCGAATAGTGAGACACCTGTCCCAGGTTTCTACTCAGAGCTTTCTACAACTACACCCGGTGCTCCCACCGACACGTCATCAGCAATCGTGCCAACAACAGCAGCGCCTCCCGCGACCAGCACCCTTCAGCCTCCAGCTTCCGAGACTCAACCTGTGCCGTTCCTCAACGAGTCTGTACTGGCTCCAGCACCGACAAGACCTCCTCGCCCCGCGGCACCCGTCAACCAGTTTCAGCCGCTCTGGCAAAACCCATTCCTGTTCACTTCCTTTGCCGGGAACGACaactttaaagaaaggttgCCTTTCTTGATGACTGGGTTTAtgcagcagcagcggcaacaacaacaacaacaacaacaacaacaacaacaacaacaacaacaacaacaacaacaacaacagcagcagcagcaacaacaacaacagccgcaacaacagcaacagccgcAGCAGCCGCAGCaaccgcagcagcagcaacaactgcaACCGTCCCAAGGTGTAAGCCCGCTTGACCAGTTAGCTCCTCTGTTGTCCATGATGTCTGACAGTTTCCGCTCTCTGTGGGGGGCTAACGTGCTGTCCAAGAGTCTGGGGGGCGGCATCCTTGGGAACACTTTCGCCTACTCTACCTTCGACTTGCCAGACTACTACTGGCTCCTGCGCTCTCGTCTGATGGGACTCGGCCCCCCTTCCAATCAGTCAGTGAGGACATTGAGATCAAGGCCAGTTAATCCTTTTCTCCTAGGACTCGTTGATATTTAA